Proteins from a genomic interval of Colletotrichum higginsianum IMI 349063 chromosome 6, whole genome shotgun sequence:
- a CDS encoding zinc knuckle — translation MADDWDTNDNTWRTGGAPTSNDIPSDDPWNHPKGGDVEDGNGDDRACFNCGQSGHSKADCPEPRKPFDGTCRGCGQEGHTRRECPDTPAMTCRVCGEEGHIRRDCPQKPPDVCRNCHEEGHDVVDCKAPRKIDRSTVPDIDADKAWVEINLAIQERDGIEAQEAVQKYLKHFPDMTYVELEKAFRSQDMGIYLIATERVLAPTHTNMDLQGNLEKKYTVQYRFSAQPDRQREKAAWPSSPEENMARLEDAGEPVSRLMQKCSNCNELGHISKSCPQEAMEKARVTITCYNCGEEGHRVRDCPTPRVDKFACKNCGQSGHKVSECPEPRKAGADVECNKCHEMGHFSRDCPQGGGGGGRACHNCGNEGHMSRECPEPRKIKCRNCDEEGHLSKDCDKPIDVSRIKCNNCGEMGHKSYRCPSPPKEDGDNMSPSNGVSNVPDTGDDASGAAGGGGSTQDAVNDGW, via the exons ATGGCTGACGATTGGGATACCAACGACAACACTTGGCGCACTGGAGGCGCTCCCACTTCCAACGACATCCCTTCTGATGATCCTTGGAACCATcccaagggcggcgacgtcgaggacggtAACGGCGATGACCGTGCCTGCTTCAACTGCGGCCAGTCTGG TCACAGTAAGGCCGATTGTCCTGAGCCTCGCAAGCCCTTCGATGGCACCTGCCGCGGTTGTGGCCAGGAAGGCCACACTCGTCGCGAGTGCCCTGACACTCCTGCCATGACTTGCCGTGTCTGTGGCGAGGAGGGACACATTCGCAGGGACTGCCCGCAGAAGCCTCCTGATGTCTGCCGCAACTGCCATGAGGAAG GCCATGATGTCGTTGACTGCAAAGCCCCTCGCAAGATCGACCGCAGCACTGTCCCCGATATCGATGCTGATAAGGCCTGGGTCGAGATCAACCTGGCTATCCAGGAGCGCGATGGCATTGAGGCGCAGGAGGCCGTCCAGAAGTATCTCAAGCACTTCCCCGACATGACATACGTCGAGCTTGAGAAGGCCTTCCGCAGCCAGGATATGGGCATCTACCTTATCGCCACCGAGCGCGTCCTTGCCCCCACCCACACCAACATGGATCTCCAGGGCAacttggagaagaagtacACTGTCCAGTACCGCTTTTCTGCTCAGCCTGACCGCCAGCGAGAGAAGGCGGCCTGGCCTTCCTCCCCTGAGGAGAACATGGCCCGCCTCGAAGATGCTGGAGAGCCTGTCTCTCGCCTCATGCAGAAGTGTAGCAACTGCAATGAGCTTGGCCATATTTCCAAATCCTGCCCTCAGGAGGCTATGGAGAAGGCCCGAGTCACCATTACCTGCTACAACTGCGGTGAGGAGGGTCATCGCGTTCGTGATT GCCCTACCCCTCGCGTCGACAAGTTCGCTTGCAAGAACTGCGG CCAGTCTGGTCACAAGGTCTCTGAGTGCCCCGAGCCCCgcaaggccggcgccgacgtcgagtGCAACAAGTGCCATGAGA TGGGCCACTTCTCCAGAGATTGCCctcagggcggcggcggcggtggtcgtGCTTGCCACAACTGCGGCAACGAGGGTCATATGTCCAGAGAATGCCCCGAGCCTCGCAAGATCAAGTGCCGCAACTGCGATGAGGAGGGTCATCTCTCCAAGGACTGCGACAAGCCTATCGATG TCTCCCGCATCAAATGCAACAACTGCGGCGAGATGGGACATAAGTCCTATCGCTGCCCCAGCCCTCCCAAGGAGGATGGCGATAACATGAGCCCCTCCAACGGTGTCTCGAACGTGCCCGACACTGGCGATGATGCCTcgggtgccgccggcggcggtggttcCACCCAGGACGCTGTCAACGATGGCTGGTAG